The genomic segment CCCGTCCGGTCGCCCGACCGCCACACAGCGACCCCAGCCACCTCGATCGCGCACGAGCCACAACGAAGTGACACCCCCAGCCGCCGGCCCCAAACGAGTCCGGCACTCGTCAGTCGCTGAGGGGCGAGGTCGGGTCGGTCTCGCCCCGTGCCGGCAGCCCCTCGGCAGGGGCCGGCGGTTTCGTCCGTCGGGGCTTCGCCCGCGCCCGGTCCAGGTCGCGATTGGAAACGGTGTCGCACCCGCTCTCCAGCGCGCGCTGTTCAACCGTCTCCTTCTCCAACAGCGCCTCGACCTGCGTCCGCACGCGGAGGAACGCGGCCACGCACTCCGGATCGAAGTGCGTACCCGCCCCGGCCTGAAGTTCGGCGAACGCGCGGGGGGCCGGTGCCCCCTTGTGGTGCGCGCGATCGGCGGTCAGGGCGCCGAACGCGTCGGCGACCGCGACCACGCGCGCCGTCAGCGGGATGTCTTCCCCGGCCAGCCCGTCCGGGTACCCGCGCCCGTCCCAGCGCTCGTGGTGCCCGCGGACCACGGGCAGCGCCCACTCCAGCCCGGGGATCATTTGTACGATCTCCGCACCGCGGGTGACGTGCGTCTTGACCTGATCGGACTCGTGATCCGACAGCCGACCGGGTTTCCGCAGGATCTGGTCGTCGATGGCGATCTTGCCGATGTCGTGCAGCAGCGTCGCCACCCGCAGGTGCCGGCGCACGTCCTCATCCAGGCCCAACTCCTCCGCCAGCAGCAGCGCGTAGGCGGTCACCCGCTGGGTGTGGTTGCCGACGGACGCGTCCCGCATTTCGACGGCCTGGGCCAGCGCGGTGACCGTCTGGAGGAACAGCGCCTCGTGCCGCTCCACCAATTGCTGCCGGTCCAGCCCCAGCGCGACGGCGGCGGCCAGCGCGTCGGCCCGGTGCAGATCGGCTTCGGTGAACGGCGCGGCGTCCGGCCCGCGGTCCAGGTGCAGCACCCCGAGGTCCCGGTCCGGCCCGCGCAGAACCGCGCAGACGACCGAGTGCATCTCCCCGCGCAGGGCGCTGTCCGCGAGGTGCCGGGCGGCGGCGGTGCGGTCCTTGAACAGCAGCGAGCGGCGGTCGCGAAGGGCCAGTGCGGCCAGGGTCTTCCCCGGCGGACGGACTTTCGCTCCCCCCGAGCGGCCCACGAAGCACCGAACCGTCAGTTGCCCCGCCGCCTCGTCCGCCAGGAACACGGCCCCGCGGCGGGCACCGAACAGCGTAACCACCTCGTCGAGAAGTTGCCGGAGGGGGTCGCCGACCTGTGCGGCCTGGGCCAACCGGTGCCCGGCGCGAAGGAGCCTCAGGAGCGCCTTTTGGTCCCGCCACGATCCACTCGGGGCCGGTTCCTCGTGGTCCGCACTGTCCGCCCAGGCCCGCTGAGCCGCCGCCTCGACCCGGATCGTTTGTGCCCCCACTCGAACTGTACCCGGACGCACCTGGACGTCATCGACCCTCAGAACGACGGTCCCGACCCGGATCGTGTCACCGGGGCTGACCGGCTGGGGCGTCCGACCGATGCGCACGCCGTTGCGGGCCGTGCCGTTCGAGCTGCCACGATCGCGTACAACCCAGCCCTCTTCATTCAGCAGCACTTCGGCGTGGAGCCGGGAGACCGACGGGTCATCGAGTACGACCTCCAGTTCCGGCAGGCGCCCGATCCGCAGATGGCACGAGGACGACCACGTCCGCACGGCGGGGGCGTTGGCGAGCGACAGGACGATGCGAGGGGTGTGCGGGGACGACATGGGCGCCCGTCGTGCGTGCGGGCTCGCACCGACGTCTCAATGGCCGGTCGGGTGCGAGCGAATTTATCCCGGTGTCGGGGAGTGTAGTACAGAAAAGACGAAAAGAGAACTGCGGCACGCGCCGGAGTTGCAAATGATCTGTTTTTTATAACAATAGACTTGTATTGCCCCAAGTCTAAGCAGATCAATACTTTAGCAATGCGATCCGACCGGCGACGAGCGTCGCGCGTACTCCGGCGGAGGCAATGACTGACCCAAGCAAGCGAAACCTACTCAAATACCTATTACAGCAAGAGTCTGGAAACGGAGCCGCGGCGGCGCGCGGGAGCGTGCCAGGCGTCGCGCGACCCGGCGATAGACAAACGATTATCGGGCCGCAGAAAACACTCGGTCGATTCGCGTCGTGTTGCCCTGCCTGTCCTTCACGCTCACTGTGAGTTTGCCGCGTGGCGTGGTCACCGCTGCGTGTAACTTCAACTCGAACACGCCGCCCCCGCGTGCCACGAACCTCGGCGCCAGATTCTCACCGGCCGCCACACCGTTCACGGCAAAGTCCGCGAGGACCGTGAAACTGGACGCATCGAGTCCGGTGCCGTAATCGTGCATCCCGATCAGGACGCGTTCCAGCGGGGGATTGGCACCCGCGACCGGGGACGCCAGCGCCAGGGTGGGGCGCTGGTCGTCGAGCGACCACCCGAAACCCGGCTTCGCCGGGTTCTGCGGATCAAACGTCATATCAATCGGGCAGCCCAGGTCGATCCACCGCACCAGCGTCAAACGGTCTTCATCGCTGAGCGGTGCGACCTTTCCGCTTTTCACTGAGTCCGGCGGCGGCATCACGTTCCCGGTGTAGTCGAGGTCGGCACGGTTGCGGTTCGCGGGCGTGTTCGCGACCGGTTCGCCCTTGAGTTGTAGCGTCTTTGGGTCGCCCGGAGCCGTTTCCGTGGGGAAGTCGTCGTTCGACCACCCGTCGAGTCGCTCGCCGTAAATCTTCCACACGAGCAGGCTCCGGCGCGACTGAAACATGCGTACGTACCGCGACGCGTTGGCCCCGCGCCACGAGCCGATGATCGGCTTGTCTCCGAAGCGGCCGGCCGAGTCCATCGCGAGCCGGTAGTAGGTGCCCGGCACGTCGTCGCAGTCGGGCAGGTTCACCGTCTGGTCGTCGTCCAGCACGAGTTTCGCGGCCGGTGCGGCACCGTTTTTCGTGGTGTGGCAGGCGACGCAGCTCCGGTCGAGGATCGGCTTCACGTCGCGGAAGTATTCGACGTTCTTCACACCCGGATCGTAGCGCACACCGGTTTCAGCCTTCGCGTCCCATTTCTTCTTCGATTCGTCCCGTGCTTGTGTCGTGAGGAGCGGCGTCTTTGTCGTGAGATCGAACACATCGTAGTCCGGCTTCGCGGCGGCGGTGAGTCGGAAGTCGGTCGGCTTCTGGCTGTGCGCGTGGCAACCGCCGCAGTCGGTGCGGACCTCGCCCGGCCGGACCTGGTGCCACGTCTGCGCCATGTTCAGCACCATGCCCCGCTTGTCGAGCGTTTGGAACGTGAACCCGACGTCGGCGGGCACCTTCGCGAGGAAGCTGGTGTCCGGGTTCCCGTCCGGGTCGGCCGGCTCCTGAGCGGACGAGCCGAACTTGCGGAGCGGAAGCTCACCGAGGATGCGGAGCCGCTCGTTCGCGTGGCTGCGGAACGTGCGACCCGAGTTCGGCCCCTTGTTGCG from the Frigoriglobus tundricola genome contains:
- a CDS encoding HD domain-containing phosphohydrolase, coding for MSSPHTPRIVLSLANAPAVRTWSSSCHLRIGRLPELEVVLDDPSVSRLHAEVLLNEEGWVVRDRGSSNGTARNGVRIGRTPQPVSPGDTIRVGTVVLRVDDVQVRPGTVRVGAQTIRVEAAAQRAWADSADHEEPAPSGSWRDQKALLRLLRAGHRLAQAAQVGDPLRQLLDEVVTLFGARRGAVFLADEAAGQLTVRCFVGRSGGAKVRPPGKTLAALALRDRRSLLFKDRTAAARHLADSALRGEMHSVVCAVLRGPDRDLGVLHLDRGPDAAPFTEADLHRADALAAAVALGLDRQQLVERHEALFLQTVTALAQAVEMRDASVGNHTQRVTAYALLLAEELGLDEDVRRHLRVATLLHDIGKIAIDDQILRKPGRLSDHESDQVKTHVTRGAEIVQMIPGLEWALPVVRGHHERWDGRGYPDGLAGEDIPLTARVVAVADAFGALTADRAHHKGAPAPRAFAELQAGAGTHFDPECVAAFLRVRTQVEALLEKETVEQRALESGCDTVSNRDLDRARAKPRRTKPPAPAEGLPARGETDPTSPLSD